A part of Phoenix dactylifera cultivar Barhee BC4 chromosome 2, palm_55x_up_171113_PBpolish2nd_filt_p, whole genome shotgun sequence genomic DNA contains:
- the LOC103714534 gene encoding probable esterase PIR7A has translation MSVECAAMVHFILVHGMCHGAWCWYQLATLLRSAGHRVTALDLAASGINPKRLDELRRFADYTEPLMEVMASIPLDEKVALVGHSLGGFNLALAMEKFPEKIAVAVFASAWMPSISTPMSVFMQEYSRRNPPGPMDSKIIVSEDPENPFTSFLFGPKYMATTMYQLSPPKDLTLATMLVRPGRQFLDEITREDMITEKNYGSVSRVFIVSKEDGSLMPDFQYWMTERSPGVEVKEIEGADHMVMLSKAKELCNVLLGIAKKY, from the exons ATGAGTGTGGAATGTGCTGCGATGGTGCACTTCATCCTCGTTCATGGGATGTGCCATGGAGCATGGTGCTGGTACCAGCTCGCCACCTTGCTGCGGTCGGCCGGGCATCGAGTCACGGCGCTCGATCTCGCCGCCAGTGGGATAAACCCCAAGCGTCTCGATGAGCTCCGGCGATTTGCCGACTACACGGAGCCACTAATGGAGGTGATGGCGTCGATCCCATTGGACGAGAAGGTGGCGCTCGTTGGCCACAGCCTCGGCGGATTCAACCTCGCTCTTGCCATGGAAAAATTCCCTGAGAAGATTGCAGTCGCTGTATTTGCCTCTGCATGGATGCCGAGCATCTCCACTCCCATGTCTGTCTTCATGCAGGag TACTCAAGAAGAAATCCACCCGGACCTATGGATTCCAAAATTATTGTCAGCGAAGATCCTGAAAATCCATTTACTTCATTTCTTTTCGGCCCCAAGTACATGGCAACCACCATGTATCAGCTTAGCCCACCTAAG GATCTAACACTGGCTACTATGCTAGTGAGGCCTGGGAGGCAATTCCTTGATGAAATAACAAGAGAAGACATGATCACAGAGAAGAACTATGGATCGGTGAGCCGAGTGTTTATTGTGAGCAAGGAGGATGGATCATTGATGCCGGACTTCCAGTATTGGATGACGGAGAGAAGCCCAGGGGTGGAGGTGAAGGAGATTGAAGGCGCCGATCATATGGTCATGCTTTCAAAAGCCAAGGAGCTCTGCAATGTCCTCCTCGGGATTGCGAAGAAATATTGA